The genomic stretch AGCATGAAAAAAGAAAAGCACAGAGTTATTTTATGGAAGGATGTTTCTGAAGAAGAAGGGACTGGGATTGTTCATATTGCTCCTGGTTGTGGACAAGAGGATTTCCAATTAAGTAAAGAACTTAAATTTCCAGTTGTTGATCCAACAGATGAGGAAAGTAGATACAAAGATGGTTTTGGATTTTTAGCTGGGAAATTAGTGAGCGAGGTGAACGAGCAGATTTTTGAGAATTTAACCAAAAAAGGTTTAGTTTTCAAAATTGAAGATTATATTCACCGTTATCCAACTTGCTGGCGTTGTAAAGAAGAATTGATTTTCCGCTTAGTTGATGAGTGGTATATTTCAATGGATAGATTGAGAAAATCCTTGATGAAAGTAGCAAAGAAAATAAAATGGATTCCTTCTTTTGGTTTAGATAGAGAATTGGATTGGTTAAAAAATATGCAGGATTGGTTAATTTCCAAGAAACGTTATTGGGGCTTGGCTTTACCAATTTATGAATGTAAATGTGGTAATTTTGAAGTGATTGGTTCAAAAGAGGAATTGAAAGAAAAGGCAGTTTCTGGTTGGGATAAATTTGAAGGTCGTTCTCCTCATCGTCCTTGGGTAGACGAAGTGAAAACTAAATGTTCAAAATGCAAGAAATTAGTTTCTCGGATTCCTGATGTAGGAAATCCCTGGCTTGATGCTGGCATAGTTCCTTTTTCTACAATGGAAAAAGAATGGTTTCCAGCTGAATTTATTTGCGAATCTTTCCCTGGCCAATTTAAAAATTGGTTTTATGCTTTGATTGTGATGAGCACTTTTTTAGAAAATACTGAGCCGGTAAAGACAATTTTTGGTTTTGCTTCAGTTAAGGACGAAAAAGGAGAAGAGATGCATAAGTCAAAAGGAAATGTTATTTGGTTTGATGAGGCAGTTGATAAAATTGGAGCTGATCCAATGCGTTGGATGTACAGCAGGCAGAATCCTGTTTATAACTTGAAGTTTGGCTATGGACCAGCAGAAGAGATAAAGAGGAAGTTATTAACTTTATATAATGTCTATGCTTTTTTTGAAACGTATGTCTCAAAAAAAGAACTACCAACTACCAACTACCAACTACAATCTAATAATATTTTAGGTAGATGGATTATTTCCAGATTAAATAATTTGATTGGAAGGGTTACTAGAAGTTTGGATAGATATAATACCTCTGCTGCCACGGTGGCAATTGAGAAATTTTTTATTGATGATTTATCCCTTTGGTATGTTAGAAGGTCTAGAAAAAGATTTCACCAGGGAGCTAAAGGAAGAAAAGAAGCAATTGAAACCCTTTATTATGTGCTTCTAGATTTAACCAAACTCATAGCTCCTATTATGCCCTTTTTTGCTGAAGAGATGTATTCTAATTTGCGTTTAGAAAATATGCCAGAGTCAATTCATTTGTTTGATTGGCCAAAAGTATATAAAGAGAAAATTGACAAGGATTTAGAAGAAAAAATGAAACAAGTTCGGGAGAGTGTTACCCAAGCTTTAGCTCAAAGAGCAGAATTAGGAATTAAAGTGCGCCAGCCGTTAGCTGGGTTGAAGATTAAGAATAAGTTAGATGAAGAATTATTAGAATTGATTAAGGATGAAGTTAATGTTAAGAAAATTACTTTTGGCAAGGAAGTTAAATTAGATACTAAGATTAGCAAAGAGCTGAGAGAGGAAGGGATAGTTAGGGAAGTTATTCGGCATATTCAAGAAATGAGAAAGAAAGCTGGATTAAAGACAAAAGATAGAATTTTAGTTCAATGCCATGGTTCAGATAAATTGAATAAGATTTTGGTTGCGAAGAAGGATTTTATTATCAAAGAGACAGTGGCTGAAGATTTTAAAATAGAGAAGGAAGAAAAATTTGAGATTAAAAAAGAAATAAAAGCCGATAAAGAAAAATTATGGCTTGGAATTAAGAAAGTTTAAGGTAAAATAAATTAATATGCTTATTCTTTGGATTGTTATTTTTATCGCAAGTTTAGCTGTATTGGTAAAATCAGCTGATTGGGTTGTTGAAAGCTCAGAAAAAATTGGTCTGGCTTTAAAACTTTCACCTTTTATTGTTGGAGTAACTATTGTTGCTATTGGTACATCTTTTCCGGAACTGGCAACAACTTTAATTGCTACTTTTAAAGGAAATACTGAATTTGTTGTTGATACTGCTTTTGGTTCTAATATCGCCACTATTCTTTTGATTGTTGGTTTGGCAACAGTAGTAGGTCGTAAACTCATAGTCAAAAGAAGCTTGATTGATTTAGACGCTCCTTTATTTGCAGTAAGTACAGTTTTAATTCTTTTTATGGCTTTGGATAGAAAAATAGTTTTCTGGGAAGGGGTTTTACTTATACTGGGTTTTATAGTTTATTTTTTGTATACGATTTTTCAACGAGGAAATGGAGAAGAAGAAACCCCAGAAGCGGTTGAGGTTTTGCCTTTGCGGCCAGAAAGAAGAGAAGCAAGAATTCAAAGGGAAATTAAAGAGGAAAAGAAAAAAATAGTAGAGGCAAAATTAAGCTTTAAAATTTTCCTTTTTCTGACTTTAGGAATAGCTGGCTTGGTTATTGGGTCTAACTATATAGTGGAATCGGTTTCAAGCTTATCAGAGCTTTTGAAAATCAACGCTTCTTTTATCACTATCACCGCGGTAGCTGTGGGTACTTCTTTGCCAGAGCTGGTTGTTTCAGTTGGGGCTGCTCTCAAGAAAAAATATGAGCTTGCTTTGGGAAATGTTTTTGGTTCAAATGTTTTTACCATATTTTTAGTTATAGGTCTGCCGGCTCTTATTAAGCCGTTAGCAATTAACGAGACTACCTTCTCGGTTGGTCTTCCTTATTTAGTTGTTGCTACTTTACTTTTTGTAGTTTCGGGAATTTCCAGAAGAATTCATATCTGGGAGGGACTAATGTATATTTTAATTTTTGTCTTATTTATAGCCCAGTTTTTTGGTCTATTTTAAGATTATATATTTATACATTAGCGAAACAAGGTTCTGACGGAGTCAGGTTCTTATTTTAGAAAGGTCGTAAAAATTAGCGATTAAGTTTTTAATACCACTATGGGACTTTTTGATAAAAAACAATCAATTTCAAGGAGCAGATTTAGGTCTGCTCTTAGAAAAACCACATTGCCAAAACCAAGAACCGGTGGCAGGAGATACGCCCGAGGAGAACGGATAGGTTTTGAAAAGGAATTATTTCACCGCAAATACGGACGGCAGATTTCTAAAAAAGAGTATGGAACTGTTCTTGAGAAAATGAGGAGAAGTAAAATTAGAGCAAAAGGTACGGCTGAAAAATTGGAGATTCAGAGAAAGGTTGATTTTTTAAAAAGATTAGGAGGGGTAAAGAAGTGACCAATCTTATATTATATTAGAAATGGCGGTCCACTATAGAACTCAAGGTTTTGTATTAAAAAAAACTGATTTGCGGGAAGCAGACCAAGTTTTTTCTATTTATACTCAAGATTTTGGCAAGTTGGAGATTTTAGGAAAAGCAATCAGAAAGATAAAATCAAAGCTAAGGTTAGGAGCTGAACTTTTTTATTTATCAGAAACTGAATTTATTCAAGGAAAAACCTATAAAACCTTAACTGATGCAAT from Patescibacteria group bacterium encodes the following:
- the ileS gene encoding isoleucine--tRNA ligase; protein product: MNFDFPKIEEKILKFWQEKKIFEKLRKKNQGKERWSFLDGPITANNPMGVHHAWGRTYKDLFQRYKAMQGFDQRFQNGFDCQGLWVEVEVEKEMGFKTKKDIEKFGIEKFVEACKKRVLKYSKIQTEQSIRLGQWMDWKNSYYTMSDENNYAIWSFLKTCWKKGLLYKGRDVVPWCPRCGTAISQHEILTEEYKELTHKSIFVKLPVEGRKNTFFLVWTTTPWTLPANIALAVQPRLTYAEVRDKKGGIFIVLKEKADLIPDGRIIKEFPGKELDNLKYQGMFDELEAVKKSMKKEKHRVILWKDVSEEEGTGIVHIAPGCGQEDFQLSKELKFPVVDPTDEESRYKDGFGFLAGKLVSEVNEQIFENLTKKGLVFKIEDYIHRYPTCWRCKEELIFRLVDEWYISMDRLRKSLMKVAKKIKWIPSFGLDRELDWLKNMQDWLISKKRYWGLALPIYECKCGNFEVIGSKEELKEKAVSGWDKFEGRSPHRPWVDEVKTKCSKCKKLVSRIPDVGNPWLDAGIVPFSTMEKEWFPAEFICESFPGQFKNWFYALIVMSTFLENTEPVKTIFGFASVKDEKGEEMHKSKGNVIWFDEAVDKIGADPMRWMYSRQNPVYNLKFGYGPAEEIKRKLLTLYNVYAFFETYVSKKELPTTNYQLQSNNILGRWIISRLNNLIGRVTRSLDRYNTSAATVAIEKFFIDDLSLWYVRRSRKRFHQGAKGRKEAIETLYYVLLDLTKLIAPIMPFFAEEMYSNLRLENMPESIHLFDWPKVYKEKIDKDLEEKMKQVRESVTQALAQRAELGIKVRQPLAGLKIKNKLDEELLELIKDEVNVKKITFGKEVKLDTKISKELREEGIVREVIRHIQEMRKKAGLKTKDRILVQCHGSDKLNKILVAKKDFIIKETVAEDFKIEKEEKFEIKKEIKADKEKLWLGIKKV
- a CDS encoding calcium/sodium antiporter; translation: MLILWIVIFIASLAVLVKSADWVVESSEKIGLALKLSPFIVGVTIVAIGTSFPELATTLIATFKGNTEFVVDTAFGSNIATILLIVGLATVVGRKLIVKRSLIDLDAPLFAVSTVLILFMALDRKIVFWEGVLLILGFIVYFLYTIFQRGNGEEETPEAVEVLPLRPERREARIQREIKEEKKKIVEAKLSFKIFLFLTLGIAGLVIGSNYIVESVSSLSELLKINASFITITAVAVGTSLPELVVSVGAALKKKYELALGNVFGSNVFTIFLVIGLPALIKPLAINETTFSVGLPYLVVATLLFVVSGISRRIHIWEGLMYILIFVLFIAQFFGLF